The Lolium rigidum isolate FL_2022 chromosome 1, APGP_CSIRO_Lrig_0.1, whole genome shotgun sequence region atatcatttAGATTCCCGCTAAAAAGGTAATTAGAATTCAGCACAAAAGAGAGTGATATTGTCTTATCCAAAGTGttccatcatgaacaaactcatatCTAGCAGTAAAGAAAATGGCCACACATTATATCATTAGCAGAGAGACAATGGTTTACTAGGTCTCAGTCAATAAGATTTGTTTCAACAAACACAGGTCCAACTGCAAATAGAAGGCAtaagtttttttttcgagaaaacgcaaaggacctttgcgtttcatttcattgaaaaggtagAGTTTGATTTACAATCCTCCTAAGAGGTGGGTTACAACAAGATTGAAATTAACTTAGTGCACATCCCAGGTGGGTGGCAAGACTACTCTAAGCCCTTTGGCGCCAGCTCTTGCCCAAAGTCTGGCGTCATCCTTGATCATGGAGACCAGGGAGTGGACAGAGGGCTGGTTACCCTGGAATATGCAGTCATTTCGATGTTTCCAAATCATCCAAGGGGTGAGTAGCGCGGCAGAGGCGAGTCCTTTGCGAAGCAGTTTGGGGGTCCTGCTGTTTGGCCTGCAACCACCAGTCCATGAGGGTGTCCTCACCATTAGGTGCTCTTTCTGTCATCCTGAGCCAAGCGAGCACTTCATGAAAGACAGTCCTAGTGAAAGGGCATTCGAGAATCAGGTGGCGCATTGCTTCAGGAGTTTAAGCTGCATGATAGTATTTAATCAGGCCTTGCACTAAATGATCATAGTAGCTTTGCAAAGTTAACAGACCACACAAGAATTCGGGCTAACCTGGCTACTGTTACCTAATCAATCGATGGCGCCTTCATTCAGAAAAAACTCTACCGAGTTTTCATGATCCCAAATTCCACATAACGTTTATTCTTAGTTCTTTTCTCACAAAATCACCAAAAAAAAAAGCTTGCTCCTGAATGCTAGGAACCCAAGGATAAATTTCAGTTTGTCCATCGTACAGAAAAACAAGGATGGTTCAGTTTGTCTTGGGAGGCTTGAAGCTGAAACGGGATTACAACTGCTACACAGACACTTGCTGTTTAAGAACTGCACTGGACTAGAATGTACGTCTAGCACTACAGACATTGTATAACTAGAAGAAAGACTAAAATGGTGAGCGAACGACCTTGCTTATTGCTACCTACATGACTTCTTACCATTTGTCTGCAGAAGCAATTATGTGCTCCAAAAAGAAGTTGCGTAACAAAAGAAAGAACCTTCTGATTGCTGATGCTCTACTAGAACAAGCCACGAGTAATTAGCATTTAGTTTCCCACACAAATAGGCCACGAGTAATTTGCAACTAATTTCCTGGTAACAAGTAATTAGCATTTAGCATCAAAGAAAGTGACATTGTTTCACCCGAAGTGTCTCACCATCAACAAACACATATCGAGCGGTAAAGAATGATCACACAAATTATAATTTATATCATTAGCAAAAACCAATAGTTACCAGGTATATGTCAATAAGATGCGCTGTATTATTGCACAGTGTTTCACCATCAGATAGCAGCAAAGATTATTTGTTTTCAAACCATTAGCAGTAACGGAAAATGTGATTCAACCATTATATCATCATTAACAGAATATCACACATTATCCGTTTAGGTAACAAGTGATTGCTTACTAAATCTCTGTTAATAATATGCTTAGCTGTCCAGAACTACAAACAGAAGATATTAATCATTGGCAATGTCTCGTGCAAAACTGTCACCTTGGCTGAAAACACTAGGTGAAATTAACGGAGTACATGGAGGTAGCAATTATTCAGAACCATTGGTATGCAGATGCCAGTACAGACAAACAGAAAGTTCAGTGCAACTTTGGATAAATAATCACAGAGAAATCAACCAAACTCCCTCCATAATGAACAATCATTATATTGATCCAAACTTAAAAACATACATATATCATTCAGAGAAAATGATAGCCAAACTGAAGCAGACATACCAAGTCCGCTGCTCCATAGCACGAAACATCGACTCCTATCATCAAAGGCTGCTTCTTATAGAGGCCCCAGAGCATTTCCATATCGATTTCAAGGGTGCGACAATTGTAACTCTGCGTACGATGGCACATATGGCAGATAGCGCCAGTTGCCACCTTCAAGATTGGAGATCACTTTGACTTGCCGGCGATCCATGTTATAGCACACTAATGTGTTATCACACCCCACGGTGAAGAACACCAAGTTGCAGTCCGGATGAATCGCAATCCAACAAAAGTCCACATCAAGCTGAACATCTACCCCTCCAAATAGGTATGAAGTTTCAACGCTGTGCGTTAATATCCATTCTCtgctttgatagttctcaagaaCATAAACTGCTAGCCGAAGGGCAGCACCATCTTCATCTCTCCGGAAATTGGCATAGTTCAAGCGGCCCTGTGACCGCTGAATAAAGGCTCTTTCCAGACCACCGGGAACAGGGAAGTTCATCCAGGTTTCCCCGGTGGTGTCCACCACAGCTAGACAATCGGATAACTCTTGGTCATCGGCGAGAAAATGCAGATACCCGTTAAGAAACACGGTTGCTGGATCATCGGTGAGCCTGATATGTTGGTTCCATGTCTTCTCCTTATAGGCCCATTCACCGGTTTCAGACGAGTACACCGCCACTCCGGCAAGGTCAGGATCTTCCCGCTCGTCGGACTCCCACTCAAAATCCTGCTCGTCCACCCACTCAAACACGTGGAAATGGGGCGAGAAGGCTGGGTCGAAGCCCAAACGTGGTCTGATAAACTCGCTGTGGTCGGAGCTCGGTAGAGCAACCCATTTCTCGTTGGCGGGATTGAAGACGACGTATCCGAACTCGTTGCCTTGGTTGGAGGCGTCGTACCAGCAgccgaggaggaggccgttgCAGCAGTGCAGTAGATCCAACCGCGGGTGGCGGTTGGACAGGAAGGCGAAAGAGGTTTCGCGGCGTCTACCCGAGACGCTGGCGAAGTGGACCGGCGATTCCAGGCCCCTGACCCATTCATCGACGGTGCTTCTGGTGTAGAAGAACCCGGCCAGGGTTTGCGGGAGATTCTTGCGGTGGTCGGGGTGGTCGATGAGGCCCAGCCAGTGGCTGGAGACGCATTTGAAGCGGCAGAGCGACTTGGCGGGGACGCGCGAGAGGATCTCCAGGAGGAGGTCGTCTGTGAGTCGCTCGGCCGCCGTCCCGTTGTCGCTGCGGGGAGAACGAGGAGAGGTCAGGGGATCGGAGGAAGAGGAAAAGATGcgatattgatgttgatgctccgCGCACCTGTCAGGAGATGGAGTGCCGCCTTCCTCCGGCGATTGAAGGCTATCCGCGAAGACGGACATGGCGGCGGGAGAaagtgacggcggcggcggcggcgccgtggaCGAGCGATGGAGGGTGCTTTTTTTTAGAAAAGATGGGGGAGTGGAAACCTGCAGCTACGGCTATACTGTTCTGGGGCATTCCGCTTTCATTAGCGAATGGGCTAAAATGTCGCCCAGGCCCCAGTGGTTGGGCCGTGGATAGATATATAAAGAGGTTTAGAACATACCCAGTTCATCTAATTGACGGTTAAGCATTGTTCAAGGCAAGGAGTCAGCGGAGAGTATTAATGACACCATACTGGTGCTT contains the following coding sequences:
- the LOC124663564 gene encoding F-box protein At5g07610-like, with translation MSVFADSLQSPEEGGTPSPDRCAEHQHQYRIFSSSSDPLTSPRSPRSDNGTAAERLTDDLLLEILSRVPAKSLCRFKCVSSHWLGLIDHPDHRKNLPQTLAGFFYTRSTVDEWVRGLESPVHFASVSGRRRETSFAFLSNRHPRLDLLHCCNGLLLGCWYDASNQGNEFGYVVFNPANEKWVALPSSDHSEFIRPRLGFDPAFSPHFHVFEWVDEQDFEWESDEREDPDLAGVAVYSSETGEWAYKEKTWNQHIRLTDDPATVFLNGYLHFLADDQELSDCLAVRSQGRLNYANFRRDEDGAALRLAVYVLENYQSREWILTHSVETSYLFGGVDVQLDVDFCWIAIHPDCNLVFFTVGCDNTLVCYNMDRRQVKVISNLEGGNWRYLPYVPSYAELQLSHP